A stretch of Clostridia bacterium DNA encodes these proteins:
- a CDS encoding PTS sugar transporter subunit IIA — protein MIGFLVVTHGRFGSALIESAELILGKQEAYKSIGIALGDSVDELREQIVLSAKELEQGQGVVVFTDVLGGSTSTSAAMALRDQDCACITGVNLPMLLEAFMGQDTDTKDELVAKCVEAGKEGILDLKKHLNEA, from the coding sequence CTCATGGCAGATTCGGAAGCGCGCTCATCGAATCAGCAGAACTCATTCTAGGTAAGCAAGAAGCATATAAGAGCATAGGGATCGCCCTCGGAGATTCAGTGGACGAATTGAGAGAACAAATTGTTCTTTCGGCCAAAGAACTGGAACAGGGTCAAGGCGTCGTAGTATTCACTGATGTATTGGGCGGATCCACTAGTACTTCAGCAGCCATGGCTCTTCGTGACCAGGACTGTGCCTGTATTACCGGGGTGAACTTGCCGATGCTCTTGGAAGCATTCATGGGGCAAGACACAGATACTAAAGATGAATTAGTAGCGAAATGTGTCGAAGCTGGCAAAGAAGGCATATTGGATCTAAAGAAGCATTTGAACGAAGCTTGA
- a CDS encoding PTS sugar transporter subunit IIB, which translates to MNIQLFRIDDRLIHGQVMTAWSKVTKAERIFIVDDLVVKDEFMCKIMKMAAPKGMDVEIYNIEDGAKAILDIADEKPSIVLMKVPQTAKELLERGVVMEELNVGGMGAGPGRKKLYKNISASEEEKETLRSLSEKGVKIEFRIVPDDKGIPLSKVIK; encoded by the coding sequence ATGAATATTCAGTTATTTCGTATTGACGACCGGCTTATCCACGGGCAGGTCATGACCGCTTGGTCCAAAGTGACCAAGGCGGAACGCATTTTCATCGTGGACGACCTAGTGGTCAAAGACGAGTTTATGTGTAAAATCATGAAAATGGCTGCTCCCAAAGGTATGGATGTGGAGATTTACAACATTGAGGACGGTGCCAAAGCTATTCTAGACATCGCGGACGAGAAACCAAGTATCGTTCTGATGAAGGTTCCTCAAACAGCAAAAGAGCTGCTTGAGCGAGGCGTAGTCATGGAAGAACTGAACGTGGGCGGCATGGGAGCAGGTCCAGGTAGGAAGAAATTGTACAAGAACATCTCCGCTTCTGAAGAGGAGAAAGAGACTCTACGGTCTTTGTCCGAGAAGGGTGTAAAGATCGAATTTAGAATCGTACCTGATGATAAGGGAATTCCCTTATCTAAAGTGATTAAATAA
- a CDS encoding PTS sugar transporter subunit IIC: MEIWQAVCIALLYYISDSPWPVGVGYYVIQRPLVAGFLTGLVLGMPVEGTIIGATMNLIYLGHITAGGTMPGDMALAGYLGTGLALAAGLDVNAALALAVPLGLLGTIVWFTRMSVDSIFVHWADKYAEEGDIAKVGLMNWVPGQTLLLVIKVPAVIIAAVYGPDLVSAAIAFVGDNVLHALIVAGGMLPALGIALNLRSILKKATIPYFIVGFALVAYLGLDIIGVALFGVVMAAVSMQFMKKNEGGEGLV; encoded by the coding sequence ATGGAAATATGGCAAGCAGTATGTATCGCACTGTTGTACTACATCTCAGACAGCCCCTGGCCTGTCGGCGTAGGTTATTACGTTATACAAAGACCTTTGGTCGCAGGTTTTCTTACTGGTCTAGTTCTAGGCATGCCGGTTGAAGGAACAATCATCGGCGCAACCATGAACTTGATCTACCTTGGCCACATCACAGCTGGTGGAACCATGCCTGGCGATATGGCTTTGGCTGGCTACCTTGGCACTGGACTTGCTCTTGCAGCAGGACTTGACGTGAATGCAGCCTTGGCATTGGCTGTTCCCCTAGGCCTTTTGGGCACCATCGTTTGGTTTACCAGAATGAGTGTTGACTCAATCTTCGTTCACTGGGCAGACAAATACGCTGAAGAAGGCGACATTGCAAAAGTAGGCTTAATGAACTGGGTTCCAGGTCAAACGCTATTATTAGTTATTAAGGTTCCTGCAGTTATTATCGCAGCTGTATACGGACCAGACCTAGTTTCTGCAGCAATCGCTTTTGTAGGTGACAACGTTCTTCACGCATTAATCGTTGCCGGTGGTATGTTGCCAGCACTAGGTATTGCGCTTAACTTACGTAGTATCTTGAAAAAAGCAACTATTCCTTACTTCATCGTTGGTTTCGCTTTGGTAGCTTACTTAGGTCTAGATATCATTGGCGTTGCTTTGTTTGGTGTTGTTATGGCAGCAGTTAGCATGCAGTTCATGAAAAAGAATGAAGGAGGAGAAGGCCTTGTCTAA
- a CDS encoding PTS system mannose/fructose/sorbose family transporter subunit IID, with translation MKEEKALSKPEKQLTKKDLRKAFWTWQFFSHANYNYERLQAGAFAHAMGPIIKKLYDTKEDTVAALKRHLVFFNTAPNWGAVIHGIVIAMEEKRANGAEISDEAINSVKTGLMGPLAGLGDTLTQGTIIPLLLAIGISFGVEGSVFGPLFFLIVCPAVLVSIAYTMWMRGYYSGKDAVESMLSSGRLNEIISAAGILGCAVIGALIGQFVTFSTVFVVNVGQTAINLQADVFDPIMPKLLPLLLTVGLYKLLDRGKSPTFLMVAIIVVSFIGTFLGIL, from the coding sequence ATGAAGGAGGAGAAGGCCTTGTCTAAACCAGAAAAACAACTAACGAAAAAAGATCTACGCAAAGCATTTTGGACTTGGCAGTTCTTTTCACATGCCAACTACAACTATGAGCGTCTGCAAGCGGGTGCTTTTGCCCACGCTATGGGACCAATCATTAAAAAGCTTTATGACACAAAAGAAGATACTGTTGCAGCTTTGAAACGTCACTTGGTATTCTTTAACACTGCACCAAACTGGGGCGCAGTAATCCATGGTATCGTAATTGCTATGGAAGAAAAAAGAGCCAATGGCGCTGAAATTAGCGACGAAGCAATCAACTCTGTTAAGACTGGTCTTATGGGTCCCTTGGCTGGACTTGGTGACACCCTGACACAAGGTACGATTATTCCCTTGCTGTTGGCCATCGGTATCAGTTTTGGTGTTGAAGGTAGTGTATTCGGACCGTTGTTCTTCCTGATCGTCTGCCCAGCAGTTCTAGTATCTATTGCATACACCATGTGGATGCGCGGTTACTACTCTGGTAAAGACGCTGTAGAAAGCATGCTGAGCAGTGGACGTTTGAACGAGATTATCTCAGCCGCTGGTATACTTGGTTGTGCCGTAATCGGTGCCTTGATTGGTCAGTTCGTAACCTTCAGTACTGTATTCGTAGTGAATGTGGGACAAACTGCAATTAACTTGCAAGCTGATGTATTTGACCCCATTATGCCTAAACTGTTACCTCTATTGTTAACAGTAGGCCTTTACAAACTACTGGATCGCGGTAAAAGCCCAACCTTCCTTATGGTTGCTATTATCGTAGTTTCCTTTATCGGTACCTTCTTGGGTATCCTGTAG
- a CDS encoding creatininase family protein produces the protein MKIQFVNKMTWEQIDKVNKEKAICILPIGSLEQHGKHLPVGTDNIILEKSLENLGPIASHPDREVLIYPYVEYGSSVEHMRFPGTVSLKLKTLMSIVEDIVEVIVKTGFKNIMLMNSHGGNASLLQAMTQEFRYQYDINMFDAHYWGSDFFKFADEYIDASFKDECHAGEVETSLLMHWTPELVHMENATTEELSETAKFFHYNHGWLSSDVSKSGIIGNATKSTPEKGKVIAEKMEEKLAGILEEIAEVLDKQDSAAKQSR, from the coding sequence ATGAAAATTCAATTCGTAAATAAGATGACATGGGAGCAAATTGATAAGGTTAATAAAGAGAAAGCAATTTGCATTCTACCCATCGGCTCACTAGAGCAACACGGGAAACATTTGCCAGTGGGAACCGATAATATAATTTTAGAAAAGTCACTTGAAAATCTTGGACCGATTGCCTCTCATCCAGACCGAGAAGTGCTGATTTATCCATATGTTGAGTATGGCAGCAGCGTTGAACATATGCGCTTTCCCGGAACTGTTTCTTTGAAACTGAAGACCTTGATGTCGATCGTAGAAGATATTGTAGAAGTAATCGTTAAAACTGGATTCAAGAATATTATGCTGATGAATTCTCATGGTGGTAATGCCTCTCTTTTACAGGCGATGACACAAGAATTTAGATACCAATATGATATTAATATGTTCGATGCCCATTATTGGGGTTCCGACTTTTTCAAATTTGCGGACGAATATATTGATGCCAGCTTCAAAGATGAGTGCCATGCTGGCGAAGTTGAAACATCTCTGCTTATGCATTGGACACCCGAACTGGTTCATATGGAAAATGCTACTACGGAAGAGTTAAGTGAAACAGCAAAGTTCTTCCACTACAATCACGGATGGTTGTCCAGCGATGTTTCAAAATCGGGCATCATTGGCAATGCAACAAAATCCACACCGGAAAAAGGCAAAGTGATTGCTGAAAAAATGGAAGAGAAGCTGGCTGGTATATTAGAAGAGATTGCAGAAGTTTTGGATAAACAAGATAGTGCAGCTAAACAAAGTAGATAA
- a CDS encoding alcohol dehydrogenase catalytic domain-containing protein, with product METMKAGAILEVNKAEVVNIEKPVPGKGEVLVKIRACALCTFEQRAFNGVKAFPMPYLGGHELAGEIAEVGEGVLPKWTVGTKVAVRTITSCGQCDFCHMGEDTMCTEVGKAGRQVKEMDGIGGLAEYFLATPGMLYPLKEDLPFEIAALTEPLACVIHSIDQADIDLGDTVVIIGAGIMGLLHLQLAHLQGARAVVVEVDEARRKKAMDMGASATIDPLSTDMVEFVKDYTDGRGADVVICTPAISKLAEDSVAMVSKLGHVVLYGSFHPDTPISLSPNNIHYSQIRLTGAVNPGSKDFLRATRMINTGIIDLNHYVDATFPLDEIQKAYETSVEPGRYRVVVTME from the coding sequence ATGGAAACAATGAAAGCTGGAGCCATCCTGGAAGTAAATAAAGCAGAAGTAGTCAATATTGAAAAACCTGTTCCAGGCAAAGGCGAAGTATTAGTAAAAATTAGAGCATGTGCTTTATGTACCTTTGAGCAACGTGCCTTTAACGGCGTAAAAGCATTCCCAATGCCTTATTTGGGCGGTCATGAATTAGCAGGAGAAATCGCTGAAGTTGGCGAAGGCGTACTGCCAAAATGGACTGTAGGCACAAAAGTGGCTGTAAGAACCATTACTTCATGTGGACAATGTGATTTCTGCCACATGGGTGAAGACACCATGTGTACTGAAGTAGGTAAAGCTGGACGTCAAGTGAAGGAAATGGACGGTATTGGTGGATTGGCTGAGTACTTCTTGGCTACTCCTGGCATGCTGTATCCTCTCAAAGAAGACCTGCCGTTTGAAATTGCTGCTTTAACGGAGCCTTTGGCTTGTGTTATCCACAGTATTGACCAAGCTGACATTGATCTTGGCGATACCGTTGTAATCATCGGTGCAGGTATCATGGGACTGTTACACTTACAACTGGCTCACCTGCAAGGTGCTAGAGCAGTCGTAGTTGAAGTAGATGAAGCTAGACGTAAAAAAGCTATGGACATGGGCGCAAGTGCTACCATCGATCCTTTGTCAACGGATATGGTCGAGTTTGTAAAAGACTATACGGATGGCCGCGGCGCAGACGTAGTAATCTGTACTCCAGCTATTTCAAAATTGGCTGAAGATAGCGTAGCTATGGTATCTAAACTTGGACACGTTGTACTTTATGGATCATTCCATCCTGATACACCGATTTCCTTGAGCCCGAACAACATTCACTACTCACAAATTCGCCTAACTGGCGCAGTGAACCCAGGAAGCAAAGATTTCCTCAGAGCAACTAGAATGATCAACACTGGAATCATTGATTTGAACCACTATGTTGATGCTACATTCCCTCTAGATGAAATTCAAAAAGCATACGAAACATCCGTTGAACCTGGCCGCTACCGTGTAGTAGTTACAATGGAATAG
- a CDS encoding HPr family phosphocarrier protein, which translates to MMQREFTIINKVGLHARPAAKFVQFCKKAGGKITVAKGDKEVNATSITSVMQMGVHASDTIVVRVEADTKEQEEKTLDGLGELVENRFGEQE; encoded by the coding sequence ATGATGCAACGAGAGTTCACGATTATCAATAAAGTAGGTCTCCATGCTAGACCAGCAGCCAAATTCGTGCAGTTTTGCAAGAAGGCAGGCGGCAAGATTACGGTAGCTAAGGGAGACAAAGAAGTGAATGCCACCAGCATTACAAGTGTAATGCAGATGGGCGTGCATGCGTCAGATACCATTGTAGTCCGAGTTGAGGCCGATACCAAAGAGCAAGAAGAAAAGACTTTGGACGGACTTGGTGAGTTGGTAGAGAACCGTTTCGGCGAACAAGAATAG
- the ptsP gene encoding phosphoenolpyruvate--protein phosphotransferase, giving the protein MSTILKGTGISGELAIGSLRVEKQGTSVSEQKISASDIEEHEKRFHAASDQADVELTKLYDEMMEEGRSQEAEIIEVQQEFLQDPAIVDAILGRINKDLNNVELAVYQGLEENIAVFEQMDDAYFQQRSLDLKDLRSRLLRILSGEAEQVYGDKEVIVACNELYPAMVLGAKKKRIVGFIVEQGAMTSHASILAKALDLPLLIHVEGAVEAFEVGDTLVLDIAKQEVYGELSSDELAGYREKLEEVEQEKIRLQKYRQMEARSKDGVRVELAANIVSVEEVEAVLENKADGIGLFRTEFLYMQSSKLPSEEEQFAAYRQVVERMAPHPVIIRTLDIGGDKHADCLNLQTEDNPFMGYRAIRICLNEKALFMTQIRAILRASHYGKARLMIPMVVAREEIEQTRELVEQAKEQLRSVGFPFDEELEIGIMAETPASVVCLPDWLDIVDFVSIGTNDLTQYMLAVDRTNPQLQSYYNYGNKAVLRAIKMICDAGAEQDTWVGVCGEMASEKDWVPFLVGCGVKELSVGAGRINMVKEILQKYTIAECKDIVRQHLGDR; this is encoded by the coding sequence ATGTCAACCATTTTAAAGGGAACCGGCATATCCGGTGAACTGGCAATCGGTAGCTTACGCGTTGAAAAGCAGGGAACAAGTGTTTCTGAACAAAAAATTTCAGCGTCCGATATCGAGGAGCATGAGAAAAGATTTCATGCGGCTAGTGATCAGGCGGACGTGGAACTTACCAAGCTTTACGATGAAATGATGGAAGAAGGCAGAAGCCAAGAAGCTGAAATCATCGAGGTACAGCAAGAATTCTTACAAGATCCAGCAATTGTTGATGCCATACTTGGGCGAATCAATAAGGACCTAAATAATGTAGAACTTGCTGTCTACCAAGGGCTCGAAGAGAACATTGCCGTTTTCGAGCAGATGGATGATGCCTATTTTCAACAGCGTTCGTTGGATTTGAAGGACTTGAGAAGTCGTCTCCTTAGAATATTGTCTGGTGAGGCTGAACAAGTCTATGGTGATAAAGAAGTCATCGTAGCTTGCAATGAACTCTACCCGGCGATGGTGCTTGGAGCGAAGAAGAAACGGATTGTTGGCTTTATTGTGGAACAAGGTGCTATGACGTCGCACGCATCCATATTAGCCAAGGCCCTGGATCTTCCGCTATTAATCCATGTTGAAGGTGCTGTGGAGGCTTTTGAAGTTGGCGATACCTTGGTATTGGACATTGCCAAACAAGAAGTTTATGGCGAACTTAGTTCAGACGAATTAGCGGGCTACCGTGAAAAACTGGAAGAAGTAGAGCAAGAAAAAATCAGACTCCAAAAATACAGACAGATGGAAGCAAGAAGCAAAGATGGAGTCAGAGTAGAATTGGCAGCGAATATTGTATCTGTCGAGGAAGTAGAAGCTGTACTCGAGAACAAAGCGGATGGCATTGGCCTATTTCGCACTGAGTTTCTCTATATGCAGTCCTCTAAACTTCCTAGCGAAGAAGAACAGTTTGCAGCCTATAGACAGGTTGTGGAAAGAATGGCCCCCCATCCAGTAATCATTCGAACACTGGATATTGGTGGCGATAAACATGCAGACTGCCTGAACCTTCAAACGGAGGATAATCCCTTCATGGGCTACAGGGCAATCCGTATCTGCTTAAATGAAAAAGCACTTTTCATGACCCAAATCAGAGCCATATTACGAGCTAGCCATTACGGCAAGGCGCGTTTGATGATTCCTATGGTTGTGGCCAGGGAAGAAATTGAACAAACTAGAGAATTGGTGGAACAGGCGAAAGAACAGTTGAGAAGCGTAGGTTTTCCATTCGATGAAGAATTGGAAATTGGCATCATGGCAGAAACACCGGCCAGTGTAGTATGTTTGCCAGATTGGTTGGACATCGTAGATTTTGTCAGCATTGGAACCAACGACCTTACGCAGTATATGCTTGCTGTTGATAGAACCAATCCTCAGCTCCAATCCTATTATAACTATGGCAACAAGGCCGTATTAAGAGCCATCAAGATGATTTGCGATGCGGGTGCAGAGCAAGATACCTGGGTTGGTGTATGCGGTGAGATGGCATCAGAAAAAGATTGGGTGCCCTTCTTAGTAGGATGTGGCGTAAAAGAGCTTTCCGTTGGTGCAGGACGCATCAATATGGTGAAAGAAATATTACAAAAATATACAATAGCAGAATGTAAAGACATCGTGAGACAACATCTAGGCGATCGATAA
- a CDS encoding 3-keto-5-aminohexanoate cleavage protein, which produces MDKIIVNFAPTGLIPGKKENPHTPISVSEITEEVLMAYEMGISMVHLHARDEKSGAPCYKMETYAKIIENIRKDAPDLVIGVSTSGRFFSDIAKRMEVLELTGRQKPDMASLTLSSLNFNKQESVNSPEHIQMLAQGMKKRQIKPELEAFDTGMINYAKYLAKKGWIEPPYYFNLIFGNIACAQADLLHTAVMINELPDESFYSLGGVGNAQLKMNSLGIAMGCGIRIGMEDNYWYDANRRVLATNRMLLQRIHSIAKANERTLMSPSELRLALGLKKGYGEYGKKY; this is translated from the coding sequence ATGGATAAAATTATTGTGAATTTTGCACCAACAGGACTTATACCCGGAAAAAAAGAGAATCCCCATACCCCAATATCTGTTTCAGAAATCACCGAAGAAGTGCTAATGGCCTATGAAATGGGAATTAGCATGGTCCATCTGCATGCGAGGGATGAAAAGAGTGGAGCACCCTGCTACAAGATGGAAACCTATGCCAAAATCATTGAGAATATTCGAAAAGATGCTCCTGACCTAGTCATCGGTGTATCCACCAGTGGCCGTTTTTTCTCCGATATTGCGAAGCGTATGGAGGTTTTGGAACTTACCGGTAGGCAAAAGCCAGATATGGCGAGCTTAACTCTAAGTTCTCTTAATTTTAACAAGCAAGAAAGTGTGAACAGTCCTGAACATATCCAAATGCTGGCCCAAGGCATGAAAAAGCGCCAGATTAAACCTGAACTAGAAGCGTTTGATACCGGCATGATTAACTATGCCAAGTATCTGGCCAAAAAGGGTTGGATTGAACCACCCTACTATTTTAATCTCATTTTTGGAAATATCGCCTGTGCCCAGGCCGATCTTTTACATACAGCAGTCATGATCAATGAGCTTCCGGATGAATCCTTCTATTCTCTAGGCGGCGTAGGCAATGCACAGCTTAAAATGAACTCTTTAGGCATTGCCATGGGATGTGGCATACGAATCGGTATGGAGGATAACTATTGGTATGACGCCAACAGAAGGGTCTTAGCGACCAATCGTATGCTACTTCAGCGCATTCACAGTATTGCCAAGGCCAATGAGAGAACCCTTATGTCTCCATCTGAATTGCGCTTGGCCTTGGGTCTTAAAAAGGGCTATGGTGAGTATGGAAAAAAATACTAG
- a CDS encoding glycosyltransferase, translating to MKRVAHVIGQMGIGGVETVLLNLYRKLDKEAIQFDFIVHKKEEQAYDQEILGLGGHIYYVCPKKKNLYLNLKQTTEILKGYDAVHIHLSSAIGVLDGLCAMKAGVRVRILHTHNSSSKGLLRRWGNWLLKPLVPLVATDLLACSNNSARYMFPKRVLTFDNYHILNNGIDTARFAYNPFIREETRSSLGIVGCPTVVQVGRLCAAKNYGFTLEAFAETKKKLPEAVLLLVGDGPFMEDLKRRVKELGLSGAVYFLGIRRDVNQLLFAADLFVMPSVYEGFPGAGVEAQASGIKCLFSDRVTESICLIPENCERLSIDGKAEIWSEKMTRILGDGYERQDQSRRVREAGYDIGDICTELVKIYD from the coding sequence ATGAAGAGAGTGGCGCATGTAATCGGCCAGATGGGTATTGGTGGGGTCGAAACTGTCTTACTGAATCTTTATCGGAAGCTAGATAAAGAAGCAATTCAGTTTGATTTCATCGTGCACAAAAAAGAAGAACAAGCCTATGACCAGGAAATCTTAGGGCTGGGTGGACATATTTACTATGTTTGTCCAAAGAAGAAAAATTTGTACCTGAATTTGAAACAGACGACAGAAATACTAAAAGGCTATGACGCAGTGCATATCCACCTATCTAGTGCCATTGGAGTTTTAGATGGTTTATGCGCTATGAAGGCGGGGGTTAGAGTGCGGATCCTACATACCCACAACAGTAGCTCCAAAGGCCTACTGCGCAGGTGGGGAAACTGGCTCCTAAAACCCTTGGTACCCCTGGTTGCAACAGACCTGCTAGCCTGTTCAAACAATTCGGCCCGCTATATGTTTCCCAAACGAGTTCTTACGTTTGACAACTACCACATCCTGAACAATGGCATAGATACGGCGCGCTTTGCCTACAACCCATTCATCCGTGAAGAAACCCGTAGCAGTTTAGGCATTGTGGGTTGTCCTACCGTGGTGCAGGTTGGTCGCCTTTGTGCGGCAAAAAATTACGGATTTACCTTGGAAGCCTTTGCAGAGACCAAGAAAAAACTACCGGAGGCCGTGCTACTGCTAGTCGGAGATGGTCCCTTCATGGAAGACCTGAAAAGAAGGGTGAAAGAGCTGGGGCTATCTGGCGCAGTATATTTTTTGGGAATCCGACGAGATGTAAACCAGTTGCTCTTTGCAGCAGATCTATTTGTTATGCCTTCAGTATATGAAGGGTTTCCCGGAGCAGGTGTTGAAGCCCAAGCTTCCGGCATAAAGTGCCTTTTTTCAGACCGGGTGACGGAGTCAATCTGCTTGATACCAGAAAACTGCGAGAGGCTTTCCATCGATGGAAAAGCAGAAATTTGGAGTGAGAAGATGACTCGCATTTTAGGGGATGGATACGAAAGACAGGACCAAAGCAGGCGTGTGCGAGAGGCCGGATACGATATAGGAGATATTTGCACAGAATTGGTTAAGATTTACGACTAG
- a CDS encoding GNAT family N-acetyltransferase: MTHDNYEKVLTRYIRVRDLKKYEEDWNSLFDANPDLSPYQSFRFNTIAQQFSPFSPRRILLEPIFFLFYNSKGVCRLIAPLYKGRGWKKHTVRLFTDGMPAGYSDFIYPADLSLEEFGTAIEIINRELKSPTFMFNKINETSRLNAFLQEGDFNLKKVDRSLCYQIPLEESFASYWQGLSKNTRQNIRTSKNKLMRERYTWELELHQEKGLSRHIQKRIMPIYIKRYFEREGRSLRMVLLALSKRFLNPITWALKTSEHSFCAILNINKKPAAFLAGFARDNGRLVIPMLAIDSDWEKFSPGGILITELMERLHELKGYTSLDLSRGGEAYKKRYGGIQHYNFSYEFTLEDR, from the coding sequence ATGACGCATGACAATTATGAAAAAGTACTCACTAGATATATACGAGTAAGAGATCTAAAAAAATATGAAGAAGATTGGAATAGCTTGTTTGATGCCAATCCAGATCTGAGTCCGTACCAATCCTTTCGATTTAATACGATAGCGCAGCAATTTTCTCCGTTTAGTCCCAGACGCATCCTCTTGGAGCCAATATTTTTTCTATTCTACAATTCCAAGGGAGTTTGTCGCCTGATTGCGCCCCTGTATAAAGGTAGGGGGTGGAAGAAACATACGGTCCGACTTTTTACAGATGGCATGCCGGCAGGTTACTCGGACTTTATCTATCCAGCTGACCTTAGCCTAGAAGAGTTTGGTACAGCGATTGAAATCATCAACAGGGAGCTGAAAAGTCCCACTTTTATGTTTAACAAAATTAATGAAACCAGTCGCTTGAATGCCTTTTTGCAAGAGGGTGATTTCAACTTGAAGAAGGTTGACCGAAGCCTTTGCTACCAAATTCCACTAGAAGAGTCCTTTGCCAGCTACTGGCAAGGACTCAGCAAGAATACACGTCAGAACATACGGACCAGTAAAAATAAGCTCATGCGAGAAAGATATACTTGGGAACTTGAGTTACATCAAGAAAAAGGACTATCTAGGCATATTCAGAAGCGGATTATGCCAATATATATTAAGAGATATTTTGAACGGGAAGGCAGGAGCTTGCGCATGGTCTTACTTGCTTTATCCAAACGGTTTTTGAATCCCATTACCTGGGCACTAAAAACATCAGAGCATTCCTTCTGTGCCATTTTAAACATTAATAAGAAACCTGCTGCCTTTTTGGCGGGCTTTGCACGAGACAATGGCCGCCTTGTGATTCCAATGTTGGCCATAGACAGTGACTGGGAGAAATTTAGCCCAGGTGGAATCCTGATTACAGAACTTATGGAAAGGCTACATGAGCTGAAAGGGTACACCAGTTTGGATCTGTCCCGAGGCGGGGAAGCGTATAAGAAACGCTACGGTGGTATACAACATTACAATTTCAGCTATGAGTTTACTCTAGAAGATAGATGA
- a CDS encoding glycosyl transferase: MDWKILKKELRYHSARMAARLLSERSFLSFKCFVRNNTWPDWENPKTINDKLRWLMLYYREEKLHQFADKYLVRNYVRSRIGKKYLTELHGVFEGVEQIDFATLPDQFVLKTNHGSGWNIVCLDKSKFDEKKARRQLNRWMKRDYWAHTGEWAYKDIPRLILWEQFLCDPLQGNLPRDYKIHCFSGIPRFIQVFEDMDTELRRSIYDCDWNPSSISEGLAECKEEIEKPQNLEEMLWVARQLSQGLPYVRIDLYCIEDKIYFGEMTLNHDAASSRYKTEEMAIQIGSWLELPEKSKLEKEMSPCPNFVGKWYSKVIAKLTIGGRFDEVD, from the coding sequence TTGGACTGGAAAATTCTAAAAAAAGAACTTAGATACCATAGTGCAAGAATGGCTGCGCGACTATTGAGTGAGCGCTCCTTTCTAAGCTTCAAGTGTTTTGTGAGAAACAATACATGGCCAGACTGGGAGAATCCTAAGACCATCAATGACAAACTACGGTGGTTGATGCTCTATTACCGTGAAGAGAAGCTACATCAATTTGCGGATAAGTATTTGGTCCGGAACTATGTTCGAAGTAGAATAGGGAAAAAATATCTGACCGAGCTGCATGGGGTCTTTGAGGGAGTCGAACAAATAGATTTCGCGACCTTGCCGGACCAGTTTGTATTGAAAACCAATCATGGGTCGGGTTGGAACATAGTCTGTCTAGATAAAAGCAAGTTTGATGAAAAAAAGGCTAGAAGGCAATTAAATCGGTGGATGAAACGTGATTACTGGGCTCATACTGGTGAATGGGCTTACAAGGATATTCCGCGACTGATTCTGTGGGAACAGTTTCTTTGTGATCCCCTGCAAGGAAATCTACCTCGAGACTATAAGATTCATTGCTTTAGCGGTATACCTAGGTTTATCCAAGTCTTTGAGGATATGGATACGGAACTGAGACGTTCTATTTACGATTGCGACTGGAATCCATCCTCGATTAGTGAGGGACTAGCAGAATGTAAAGAAGAGATTGAAAAGCCCCAAAATTTGGAAGAAATGCTCTGGGTTGCAAGGCAACTCTCACAAGGCCTTCCCTACGTTCGAATCGATTTGTACTGCATTGAAGATAAAATATATTTTGGTGAGATGACCCTAAATCATGATGCGGCAAGCTCACGATACAAGACAGAGGAAATGGCGATCCAAATTGGCTCTTGGTTGGAACTACCCGAAAAGAGCAAATTGGAAAAGGAAATGAGCCCTTGCCCGAATTTTGTTGGAAAGTGGTATTCAAAAGTCATAGCCAAGTTGACAATAGGCGGACGATTTGATGAAGTGGACTAG